The nucleotide window GTGGATGAAGGCGAGATTCTTGAGAGACATCGCAGAATAAAGAGAGACCTGAGAAGTTTCGGATATCGAGGAACCGTTGTCTCTTTCGATTGGCCCAGCGATAACAAGGCGCTGGCCTATTGGGAAGATCGACACCGCGCAGTAGCTACGGCGTTGGCACTCGTCGATGCGGGTATCAAGTTGCTTTCTGCAAAGCAGACGCCCACCTGTCCGGTCAACATTCATGTCATTGCGCACTCGACGGGGGCCTATGTTGTTCGTGAGGCGTTTTGCGACGCGGACAATACAGCCTTGCCGAATCAGAGCTGGCTCGTGAGCCAACTCGTATTCATTGCCGGGGACGTTTCCGCGGATAGCATGACTGCAAGTGATCCTGGTTTTGCATCCGTCTACCGTCACTGTGTACGGTTGACAAATTACTCGAACCGTTACGACCTGGCCCTCGACATTTCGAATGTGAAGCGAGTTGGCATTGCGCCGCGCGTCGGTCGGATCGGCCTGCCAGACGGTATTCCGCAAAAGGCTGTGAACGTTGACTGTTCAGACTACTACCAGAGTCTTGCATCATCGAAAGCCATGCAAAAGACAGATCAACCTTACCAGCCGCCATTTCTGGGCTTCCAATCCCATACCTGGTTTTTCGGAAACCGCGTGTTCACCGAGGACCTGTTCCACGTGATCATTGGGACAGACCGATTCGTTTCACCGCTACGCGCACTGATTGGATCTCA belongs to Paraburkholderia sp. FT54 and includes:
- a CDS encoding alpha/beta hydrolase, encoding MAAKKRAAQASAVADVDYVLTVRARDEAGAFHPEVGKPSYLIIDGDKNIEDGTPLDDPDDWCQRVIADGSWKNGDEQRGDILFFVHGYNVDEGEILERHRRIKRDLRSFGYRGTVVSFDWPSDNKALAYWEDRHRAVATALALVDAGIKLLSAKQTPTCPVNIHVIAHSTGAYVVREAFCDADNTALPNQSWLVSQLVFIAGDVSADSMTASDPGFASVYRHCVRLTNYSNRYDLALDISNVKRVGIAPRVGRIGLPDGIPQKAVNVDCSDYYQSLASSKAMQKTDQPYQPPFLGFQSHTWFFGNRVFTEDLFHVIIGTDRFVSPLRALIGSQLVLQNGSAPDTHH